Proteins found in one Elephas maximus indicus isolate mEleMax1 chromosome 11, mEleMax1 primary haplotype, whole genome shotgun sequence genomic segment:
- the LYPD3 gene encoding ly6/PLAUR domain-containing protein 3 codes for MDPARSVIWRAGWLLLLPLLLQEGAQALECYSCVQKADDGCSPQKMKTVKCAPDADVCTEAVGAVETIHGQLSVAVRGCGSGLPGKNDRGLDLHGLLAFIQLQQCSQDLCNTKLNLTSRALNPAGNESAYKPNGIECYSCVGLSSEACQGTASPVVNCYNASDHFYKGCFDGKVTLTAASVTVSLPIKGCVKDDLCTRDAATGPGFVLSGSCCQGSRCNSDLRNKTYFAPRIPPLVRIPPSQHTTAAETTSVTTTTPAPTTTSSTTKPSPAPTSHTPPQEKKAEPEASQEKGPRLAGGAAGHQERSNVGQYPSKGGVQDSSKGSAVPMVGLATLLLVVVAGALL; via the exons ATGGACCCCGCAAGATCAGTGATCTGGAGGGCAGgttggctgctgctgctgccattgCTGCTTCAGGAAG GAGCGCAGGCCCTGGAGTGCTACAGCTGCGTGCAGAAAGCAGATGACGGTTGCTCTCCGCAGAAAATGAAGACCGTGAAGTGCGCGCCGGACGCGGACGTCTGCACAGAAGCGGTGGGAGCGGTGGAGACAA TCCACGGGCAACTCTCGGTGGCAGTGCGTGGATGTGGCTCGGGACTCCCTGGGAAGAATGACCGCGGACTGGACCTTCACGGGCTTCTGGCCTTCATCCAGCTGCAGCAATGCTCCCAGGACCTCTGCAACACCAAGCTCAACCTTACCTCGCGAGCGCTCAATCCCGCAG GCAATGAGAGTGCTTACAAGCCTAATGGCATCGAGTGCTACAGCTGCGTGGGGCTGAGCAGCGAGGCGTGCCAGGGTACGGCGTCACCCGTCGTAAACTGCTACAATGCCAGCGACCATTTCTACAAGGGCTGTTTCGATGGCAAAGTCACCTTGACGGCAG CCAGCGTGACTGTATCCTTGCCCATCAAGGGCTGCGTCAAGGACGACTTATGCACCCGCGATGCGGCGACAGGTCCAGGGTTCGTACTCAGCGGTTCCTGCTGCCAGGGGTCCCGCTGTAACTCTGACCTCCGCAACAAGACCTACTTTGCGCCTCGAATCCCTCCGCTTGTCCGCATTCCCCCTTCCCAGCACACCACTGCGGCCGAGACCACTTCTGTCACCACGACCACCCCAGCCCCAACCACCACTTCCTCTACTACCAAACCCAGCCCAGCGCCAACCAGCCACACTCCTCCGCAGGAGAAGAAGGCAGAACCTGAGGCCTCCCAGGAAAAGGGGCCCCGCTTGGCTGGAGGTGCTGCTGGCCACCAGGAACGCAGTAATGTGGGGCAGTACCCCTCAAAAGGTGGGGTCCAGGACTCCTCCAAGGGCTCTGCAGTTCCCATGGTCGGATTGGCGACTCTTCTGTTGGTTGTAGTTGCTGGCGCCCTTTTATGA